The proteins below come from a single Halostagnicola larsenii XH-48 genomic window:
- a CDS encoding penicillin acylase family protein encodes MTDPISRRRILAGALALGVGGLSLSAANDLLDDFAPLSGDVWGATDRTPPESVQSPHGEATVAVDDDGVPHVEADEEEAAYFAVGYLQSFDRLFQLDLQRRSMRGRVSEVVGDALLEDDEFHVSMDFLGAAQATWDELADSRAGTMLSAYADGVNAAMEREPLPLEFRLLSYEPRAWTPVDSLLLDKQIAWDLTGNFDALRQAVVADRLGEGVLEELYPSSLDHDTPIIRDEHTVGIDTAGTEADGDTGDESRSLGSESRSSSREPRSLGRGSNGKRLAEWLSRFESQPGVGSNSWVVSGAHTSSGNPIVANDPHLTLMTPALWYEQHVETAERSVRGVTFPGIPFVIIGANDDGAWGFTNVGADVLDCYEYEIDEDGRRYRYDGEWREFDTEKREIPVAGGQNRTKTIRKTVHGPVIERDGETVGVAWTGLSATHTAEAIYELGRSSGLEDVLAALERFDAPTQNAVYADTDGRTLYAMTGRLPIRRIDGERVGGDRIFDGSAGEAEWDGFEPYGASSWDGFVPFDEKPHVVDPDVLATANQRVRDDPGRYIGVDYADPYRGRRIYDALDERVEAEAPIDPADHRDVQRDLIDGRASQLVPELLEAIESNAADGDRSEELERTADLLEEWSFRMERESRGALVFARWIDHLKRVVFEPEFGDAGLDESYYPSDWILATLPEDSEFFADTARERAFLDALYRALAEIDDAGWETYGDWNTTRAIDHPLGVEAGFLNYEELAADGSRATLKNYRVASGVGSSWRMVVEAGGEGWGIVAGGNSGDFFSPHYDDQFEPWLEGEYKSMDRTVDGEREITFEEGST; translated from the coding sequence GTGACAGATCCGATTTCGAGGCGGCGAATTCTCGCGGGGGCGCTCGCACTTGGCGTCGGCGGACTCTCGCTCTCGGCTGCGAACGACCTTCTTGACGACTTCGCGCCGTTGTCCGGCGACGTATGGGGTGCCACAGATCGAACCCCTCCCGAGTCGGTGCAGAGTCCCCACGGAGAAGCGACGGTCGCCGTCGACGACGATGGCGTCCCCCACGTCGAAGCCGACGAGGAAGAAGCCGCGTACTTCGCCGTCGGATACCTCCAGTCGTTCGACCGCTTGTTCCAACTCGACCTCCAGCGTCGTTCGATGCGCGGCCGCGTGTCGGAGGTCGTCGGAGACGCGCTTCTCGAGGACGACGAGTTTCACGTTTCGATGGACTTCCTCGGCGCGGCGCAAGCAACGTGGGACGAACTCGCGGACTCGAGAGCGGGAACGATGCTCTCGGCGTACGCCGACGGCGTCAACGCGGCGATGGAACGCGAACCGCTCCCCCTCGAGTTTCGACTCCTCTCCTACGAGCCGCGCGCGTGGACGCCGGTCGATTCGCTGTTGCTCGACAAGCAGATCGCCTGGGATCTGACGGGGAACTTCGACGCGCTTCGCCAGGCGGTCGTCGCGGATCGGCTCGGAGAAGGCGTTCTCGAGGAGTTGTATCCGAGCAGTCTGGACCACGACACTCCGATTATCCGGGACGAACACACCGTCGGCATCGATACGGCGGGCACTGAAGCCGACGGCGATACCGGCGACGAATCGAGGTCGCTCGGCAGCGAATCGAGGTCGAGTAGCCGAGAACCGAGATCGCTCGGAAGAGGTTCGAACGGAAAGAGACTCGCGGAGTGGCTTTCCCGGTTCGAATCACAGCCGGGCGTCGGCTCCAATAGCTGGGTCGTCTCGGGCGCACACACCTCGAGCGGGAATCCGATCGTCGCGAACGATCCGCACCTGACGCTCATGACGCCGGCGCTGTGGTACGAACAGCACGTCGAAACGGCCGAACGATCGGTTCGCGGCGTCACGTTCCCGGGAATCCCGTTCGTCATCATCGGCGCGAACGACGACGGCGCGTGGGGGTTCACCAACGTCGGGGCCGACGTGCTCGACTGCTACGAGTACGAAATCGACGAGGACGGGCGGCGGTACCGGTACGACGGCGAGTGGCGCGAGTTCGACACCGAAAAACGAGAGATTCCGGTCGCGGGTGGCCAAAACCGAACGAAAACGATCCGCAAGACCGTCCACGGACCGGTCATAGAGCGCGACGGAGAAACCGTCGGCGTCGCGTGGACCGGGCTGTCGGCGACTCACACCGCAGAAGCGATCTACGAACTCGGGCGAAGTAGCGGGCTCGAGGACGTCCTCGCGGCGCTCGAGCGGTTCGACGCGCCCACGCAGAACGCGGTCTACGCCGATACGGACGGGCGGACGCTGTACGCGATGACGGGCCGACTCCCGATCCGCAGGATCGACGGCGAGCGCGTCGGCGGCGATCGGATCTTCGACGGATCAGCGGGCGAAGCCGAGTGGGACGGGTTCGAACCGTACGGCGCGTCCTCGTGGGATGGCTTCGTGCCGTTCGACGAGAAGCCACACGTCGTGGATCCGGACGTGCTGGCCACGGCGAACCAACGCGTGCGTGACGATCCCGGCCGGTACATCGGCGTCGACTACGCCGATCCCTACCGCGGACGGCGCATCTACGACGCGCTGGACGAACGCGTCGAAGCCGAAGCGCCGATCGATCCGGCGGACCATCGCGACGTACAGCGAGACCTCATCGACGGTCGCGCCTCGCAACTGGTTCCGGAACTGCTCGAGGCCATCGAGTCGAACGCAGCCGACGGCGATCGCTCCGAAGAACTCGAGCGAACTGCCGATCTCCTCGAAGAGTGGTCTTTTCGCATGGAACGAGAATCCCGAGGAGCGTTGGTCTTCGCTCGCTGGATCGACCACCTCAAGCGGGTCGTTTTCGAACCGGAATTCGGCGATGCGGGGCTCGACGAGTCGTACTATCCGAGCGACTGGATACTCGCGACGCTGCCCGAAGACAGCGAATTCTTCGCCGACACCGCTCGAGAACGAGCGTTTCTCGATGCGCTCTATCGCGCGCTCGCGGAGATCGACGACGCCGGCTGGGAGACCTACGGCGACTGGAACACGACGCGAGCGATCGACCATCCGCTGGGCGTCGAAGCGGGATTTTTGAACTACGAGGAACTCGCGGCGGACGGATCGCGCGCGACGCTCAAGAACTATCGCGTTGCATCGGGCGTCGGCAGCAGTTGGCGAATGGTCGTCGAGGCAGGTGGCGAGGGGTGGGGGATCGTCGCCGGCGGAAACTCGGGAGACTTCTTCTCGCCGCACTACGACGACCAGTTCGAGCCGTGGCTCGAGGGCGAGTACAAATCGATGGACCGAACGGTCGACGGCGAACGAGAGATCACGTTCGAGGAGGGATCGACGTGA
- a CDS encoding winged helix-turn-helix transcriptional regulator: MSPAQTQRSAEDANADACPVIQSLEQIGSQWRLAVLHDLLEGERRFNELKRSTGANARTLSRVLDDLGEKGFVDRRIEEDAPIATYYSLTEKGESLEPVFEEIDCWASSWLDLEDDIAAD, encoded by the coding sequence ATGTCACCAGCGCAAACCCAGCGGTCGGCCGAAGATGCAAACGCCGACGCGTGTCCGGTCATCCAGTCGCTCGAGCAGATCGGGTCGCAGTGGCGACTCGCCGTTTTGCACGATCTACTCGAGGGAGAACGTCGATTCAACGAACTCAAGCGCTCGACGGGCGCGAACGCGCGGACCCTCTCGCGCGTCCTCGACGACCTCGGCGAGAAGGGGTTCGTCGACCGACGTATCGAGGAGGACGCGCCGATCGCGACCTACTACAGCCTCACCGAGAAAGGCGAGTCGCTCGAGCCGGTTTTCGAGGAGATCGATTGCTGGGCCAGTTCGTGGCTCGACCTCGAGGACGACATCGCCGCCGACTGA
- a CDS encoding PrkA family serine protein kinase: MTGDIETLEKLSTDYKESMPEDLRETKSFDWYLEEAYRDPKITRNAHQRVADMFDYYGTAYDETEGVVEYQLASEDPLGDGENTFYGKVIHQSIHEFVNKVKSGARRLGPERRIKLLLGPVGSGKSHFDKQVRKYFEDYTLQEEGRMYTFRWTNLCDVIKDQDPTDDAVRSPMNQDPLVLLPLEQRLTVLEDVNERLDAPYTIQNEQSLDPESEFYMDKLLAYYDDDLQAVLENHVEIVRLIADENKRQSLETFEPKDKKNQDETELTGDVNYSKIAVYGESDPRAFDYSGAFCNANRGIFSGEELLKLQREFLYDFLHATQEMTIKPKNNPRIDIDQVIVGRTNMPEYKDKKGDEKMEAFNDRTKRIDFPYVLSYEQESLIYDKMLSNADVPDINVEPHTLEMAGLFGVLTRIEEPDTETIDLLSKAKAYNGEIDEGDDIDVKKLREEAAAKAEIGEGMVGISPRFIGDEIAEAIMDSKHRQRGFLSPLTVFNFFEENLEHHGSIPEDNFEKYYRYLETVREEYRERAIEDVRHALAYDIDEIQRQGEKYMDHVMAYIDDDTIEDSLTGREQEPDETFLRSVEEKLDVPEDRKNDFRQEVSNWVSRRAREGEAFNPQDNERLRRALERKLWEDKKHNINFSALVSASDVDDDERSSWIDALIEQGYSEGGAKEVLEFAGAEVAKAEIED, from the coding sequence ATGACTGGTGACATCGAAACACTCGAGAAGCTCAGTACCGATTACAAGGAGTCGATGCCCGAAGACCTCCGCGAGACCAAGTCGTTCGACTGGTATCTCGAGGAGGCCTACCGGGACCCGAAGATCACCCGTAACGCCCACCAGCGGGTTGCGGATATGTTCGACTACTACGGGACCGCCTACGACGAGACCGAGGGGGTCGTGGAGTATCAACTCGCCAGCGAGGATCCGCTCGGCGACGGCGAAAACACCTTCTACGGGAAGGTAATCCACCAATCGATTCACGAGTTCGTCAACAAGGTCAAATCGGGCGCTCGTCGACTCGGCCCGGAACGTCGGATCAAACTCCTGCTCGGTCCCGTCGGCTCGGGGAAGTCCCACTTCGACAAACAGGTTCGGAAATACTTCGAGGACTACACGCTTCAGGAGGAAGGCCGGATGTACACATTCCGGTGGACCAACCTCTGTGACGTCATTAAGGATCAGGACCCGACCGACGACGCCGTTCGCTCGCCGATGAATCAGGATCCGCTGGTTCTACTCCCGCTCGAGCAGCGGCTCACGGTACTCGAGGATGTAAACGAGCGACTCGATGCACCGTACACGATCCAGAACGAACAGAGTCTGGATCCGGAAAGCGAGTTCTACATGGACAAGCTACTGGCGTACTACGACGACGACCTGCAGGCCGTCCTCGAGAACCACGTCGAGATCGTCCGGCTGATCGCCGACGAGAACAAGCGCCAGAGCCTCGAGACGTTCGAACCCAAGGACAAGAAAAATCAGGACGAAACCGAACTGACCGGCGACGTCAACTACTCGAAAATCGCCGTCTACGGCGAGAGCGACCCGCGCGCGTTCGATTACTCGGGCGCGTTCTGTAACGCGAACAGGGGGATTTTCAGCGGGGAGGAGCTCCTGAAGCTCCAGCGGGAGTTCCTCTATGACTTCCTGCACGCGACCCAGGAGATGACGATCAAGCCCAAAAACAACCCGCGGATCGACATCGACCAGGTCATCGTCGGGCGGACGAACATGCCCGAGTACAAGGACAAGAAGGGCGACGAGAAGATGGAAGCGTTCAACGACCGCACGAAGCGGATCGACTTCCCGTACGTCCTCTCCTACGAGCAAGAATCACTCATCTACGACAAGATGCTTTCTAACGCCGACGTGCCCGACATCAACGTCGAGCCCCACACGCTCGAGATGGCGGGGCTGTTCGGCGTCCTCACGCGGATTGAAGAGCCCGACACCGAAACGATCGATCTACTCTCGAAGGCCAAAGCCTACAACGGCGAGATCGACGAGGGCGACGACATCGACGTGAAAAAGCTCCGCGAGGAGGCCGCGGCGAAAGCCGAGATCGGCGAGGGGATGGTCGGCATCTCGCCGCGGTTCATCGGCGACGAAATCGCCGAGGCGATCATGGACTCGAAACACCGCCAGCGAGGGTTCCTCTCGCCGCTTACGGTCTTTAACTTCTTCGAGGAGAACTTAGAGCACCACGGCTCGATTCCGGAGGATAACTTCGAGAAGTACTACCGCTACCTCGAGACCGTGCGCGAGGAGTATCGCGAACGAGCCATCGAGGACGTGCGTCACGCGCTGGCCTACGATATCGACGAGATCCAGCGCCAGGGCGAGAAGTACATGGACCACGTGATGGCCTACATCGACGACGACACGATCGAAGATTCGCTGACCGGCCGCGAGCAAGAACCCGACGAAACGTTCCTGCGCTCGGTCGAGGAGAAACTCGACGTACCCGAAGACCGCAAGAACGACTTCCGCCAAGAGGTGAGCAACTGGGTCTCGAGGCGCGCGCGCGAGGGCGAGGCGTTCAACCCGCAGGACAACGAGCGCCTGCGCCGGGCCTTAGAGCGCAAACTCTGGGAGGACAAGAAACACAACATCAACTTCTCCGCGCTGGTCAGCGCGAGCGACGTCGACGACGACGAGCGCTCCTCGTGGATCGACGCCCTGATCGAACAGGGGTACTCCGAAGGCGGCGCGAAGGAGGTGCTCGAGTTCGCGGGCGCGGAGGTGGCGAAAGCCGAAATCGAGGACTAA
- a CDS encoding SRPBCC family protein: MTQLRTVRTPNGPRIEASHVLEADPDAAWDLLVDTRRWLEWSPVVTDVEASHRRLETGTTGRVRVRPGIWVPFAITACDPSERRWGWNVARLPAAAHRVDDLGSGRCRVAFELRPFATVNAPVCLRALERIDDLLSSETAVEPAGTTSSDVPGDSADADE; the protein is encoded by the coding sequence ATGACCCAACTTCGAACTGTCCGAACGCCGAACGGTCCCCGGATCGAGGCCTCGCACGTCCTCGAGGCCGATCCCGACGCCGCCTGGGACCTCCTCGTCGATACGCGCCGGTGGCTCGAGTGGTCGCCGGTGGTGACGGATGTCGAGGCGAGTCACCGCCGGCTCGAGACGGGAACGACGGGTCGAGTTCGCGTGCGGCCGGGAATCTGGGTCCCGTTTGCGATCACCGCTTGTGACCCGTCCGAGCGACGGTGGGGATGGAACGTCGCCCGCCTTCCCGCGGCGGCTCATCGGGTCGACGACCTCGGTTCGGGTCGGTGTCGAGTCGCCTTCGAACTGCGTCCGTTCGCGACCGTCAACGCGCCGGTGTGTCTGCGCGCGCTCGAGCGAATCGACGACCTCCTCTCGAGCGAGACCGCCGTCGAACCGGCCGGCACAACGTCGTCGGACGTACCGGGTGATTCGGCAGATGCGGACGAGTGA
- a CDS encoding DUF5820 family protein, whose product MADLAAIPDSWTVWNESEDGRVVLAYRPDVFNGDAFPAACLPTLYLTHGKRTRRPGANPGTPDTDWHVTLYLEPEVRLRETNRFPRRPDALECLAELARRFDRGEIDYRELYQVPREEYFERLDELTGTDDLEE is encoded by the coding sequence ATGGCAGATCTGGCGGCCATCCCCGACAGTTGGACCGTCTGGAACGAGAGCGAGGACGGCCGCGTCGTCCTCGCGTACCGACCGGATGTCTTCAACGGCGACGCCTTTCCGGCAGCGTGCTTGCCGACGCTCTATCTCACCCACGGAAAGCGAACTCGTCGTCCGGGGGCGAATCCGGGAACCCCGGACACCGACTGGCACGTCACGCTCTATCTCGAGCCCGAAGTCCGTCTCCGCGAGACCAATCGCTTCCCGAGGCGTCCCGACGCGCTCGAGTGTCTCGCCGAACTCGCGCGACGATTCGACCGGGGCGAGATCGATTACCGCGAGCTGTACCAAGTTCCGCGGGAAGAGTACTTCGAACGGCTCGACGAGCTCACCGGAACGGACGATCTCGAGGAGTGA
- a CDS encoding UPF0179 family protein: MSTVTLLGTRLAEPGTEFVYHGEADACADCPYRSQCLNLSPETTYRVTSIRENAQTLECGVHDDGVRAVEVEPVSVTANVRKKGAYAGSTNSLPGSCPYVECPSHEYCEPDGVDLDGEYRIREIVGDPPHDVCHLNRSLQLVELEVDE; this comes from the coding sequence ATGTCGACCGTCACCCTCCTCGGAACCCGGCTTGCCGAACCGGGAACCGAATTCGTCTACCACGGCGAAGCCGACGCCTGCGCCGACTGCCCGTATCGAAGCCAGTGTCTCAACCTCTCGCCGGAAACCACATATCGCGTCACTTCGATCCGCGAAAACGCCCAGACGCTCGAGTGTGGCGTCCACGACGACGGCGTGCGAGCCGTCGAGGTCGAACCGGTCTCCGTCACAGCGAACGTCAGAAAGAAAGGCGCGTACGCGGGCAGTACGAACAGCCTGCCCGGCTCGTGTCCGTACGTGGAGTGTCCGAGCCACGAGTACTGCGAACCCGACGGCGTCGACCTCGACGGCGAGTACCGCATCCGTGAAATCGTCGGCGACCCGCCACACGACGTCTGTCACCTGAACCGGTCGCTGCAACTGGTCGAACTCGAGGTCGACGAGTAG
- a CDS encoding SPW repeat domain-containing protein, producing MSTTPTDTDSTRDDEHDRNTLNTDAMQWVSALAALVGLYIVASPFLFDATETAIWNDTLVGTGIFLLAGYNFIRMTRDRLASVGVASLTVLLGLWALISPALIEMGSNELATGTAISGAVVAALAAYTAYANNSADTPERAGTRA from the coding sequence ATGAGCACTACTCCGACGGACACCGACTCGACTCGAGACGATGAGCACGACCGAAACACACTCAACACGGACGCGATGCAGTGGGTGAGCGCGCTCGCCGCGCTCGTCGGACTGTATATCGTCGCGTCGCCGTTTCTCTTCGACGCTACGGAGACGGCGATCTGGAACGACACGCTGGTCGGCACGGGCATCTTCCTGCTCGCGGGTTACAACTTCATCCGTATGACTCGAGACCGACTGGCCAGCGTCGGCGTGGCGTCGCTGACCGTCCTCCTCGGACTGTGGGCGCTCATTTCGCCGGCGCTTATCGAGATGGGAAGCAACGAGCTCGCGACCGGAACGGCGATCTCCGGCGCGGTCGTCGCGGCCCTCGCGGCGTACACCGCGTACGCGAACAACAGCGCCGACACCCCCGAACGGGCCGGAACCCGCGCATAA
- a CDS encoding AbrB/MazE/SpoVT family DNA-binding domain-containing protein, with translation MAITQDATITSKGQVTIPKEIREELGIGEGTEVEFVLTDADEVTVRPKKPAMDRLREIQSTLSKHDIDVEKLRRESKDAWGGQTGVLDRSGNESS, from the coding sequence ATGGCGATTACGCAAGATGCAACGATAACGAGCAAGGGACAGGTAACGATTCCAAAGGAGATCCGCGAGGAACTCGGTATCGGTGAAGGGACGGAAGTCGAGTTCGTCCTCACGGACGCAGACGAGGTGACGGTTCGTCCGAAGAAGCCTGCGATGGATCGACTTCGGGAGATCCAGTCCACACTCTCGAAACACGATATCGATGTCGAGAAACTGCGCCGAGAGTCGAAAGATGCATGGGGAGGGCAGACGGGTGTGCTCGACCGTTCAGGTAACGAGTCGTCGTGA
- a CDS encoding VOC family protein, with amino-acid sequence MTESPPTTGLHHVTNICTDMDETKAFYEDVLGFHTVKMTENYDDPGTLHYYFSSTPEGEPGTNVTYFEYPNSRGQPGPGASHHFAMGVEDEETLLEWREHLKDHGVRVSQVRDRTYFKSIYFSDPDGLVFELATGGPGFAVDEDEPGTEFVDPQEH; translated from the coding sequence ATGACCGAATCACCACCGACGACCGGGTTACACCACGTGACGAACATCTGTACAGACATGGACGAAACGAAGGCGTTCTACGAGGACGTTCTCGGCTTCCACACGGTCAAGATGACCGAAAACTATGACGATCCGGGAACGCTTCACTACTACTTCTCGTCGACGCCCGAGGGGGAACCGGGAACGAACGTAACCTACTTCGAGTACCCGAACTCGAGGGGTCAACCGGGCCCCGGCGCGAGCCACCACTTCGCGATGGGCGTCGAGGACGAGGAAACGCTCCTCGAGTGGCGCGAGCACCTGAAAGACCACGGCGTTCGCGTCTCGCAAGTTCGGGATCGGACCTACTTCAAGAGCATCTACTTCAGCGACCCCGACGGACTCGTGTTCGAACTCGCGACGGGCGGGCCGGGATTCGCCGTCGACGAGGACGAACCGGGAACCGAGTTCGTCGACCCACAGGAACACTAA
- a CDS encoding flavin reductase family protein, producing MTDDSSETEPVEIDVGEVEGSIYRILSSVVIPRPIAWISTTDGDGVDNLAPYSFSTVASVDPPIVLFAPVDDEKDSPTNASETGEFVFNLVTEDVVEEMNETAATLPADESEFDHVGVERAPSTTVEPPRVAAAKAAFECTLHETIDVGGSVLVFGEVQHVHLAPDLLGDDGKIDVANVDAVGRLAGSMYATTQERFGLERPP from the coding sequence ATGACTGACGACTCGTCCGAAACCGAGCCCGTCGAAATCGACGTCGGCGAGGTCGAGGGATCGATCTACCGGATCCTCTCGAGCGTCGTGATTCCTCGCCCCATCGCGTGGATTTCGACGACCGACGGCGACGGCGTCGACAACCTCGCCCCCTATAGCTTCTCGACCGTTGCCTCCGTCGACCCGCCGATCGTCCTGTTCGCACCGGTCGACGACGAGAAGGACTCGCCGACGAACGCCAGCGAGACCGGCGAGTTCGTCTTCAACCTCGTCACCGAGGACGTCGTCGAGGAGATGAACGAGACGGCCGCGACGCTTCCTGCCGACGAGAGCGAGTTCGATCACGTCGGCGTCGAGCGCGCGCCGTCGACGACCGTCGAGCCGCCGCGGGTCGCCGCGGCGAAAGCCGCCTTCGAGTGTACGCTCCACGAGACCATCGACGTCGGCGGGTCGGTGCTCGTGTTCGGCGAGGTCCAGCACGTCCACCTCGCTCCGGACCTGCTCGGCGACGACGGGAAAATCGACGTCGCGAACGTCGACGCGGTCGGCCGACTCGCCGGGAGCATGTACGCGACGACCCAGGAACGGTTCGGACTCGAGCGTCCGCCCTGA
- a CDS encoding type II toxin-antitoxin system VapC family toxin, which yields MIFLDSWVWLEFLFDGEQATDAESLIERANTPAEGGLITPTVVAEVSYRLQVVEDEATATEAIRAIDEYEYIESLPIVDEIAEYAATLRAKYYDTGEREISYADAIHIATATAHEECHTLYSGDPDFEGIDEVDTVVL from the coding sequence GTGATTTTTCTCGATTCGTGGGTCTGGCTCGAGTTTCTCTTCGACGGCGAACAGGCAACCGATGCCGAGTCGCTGATCGAACGCGCGAATACTCCTGCGGAAGGCGGGCTTATCACACCGACTGTTGTCGCTGAGGTATCGTACCGGCTTCAGGTCGTTGAAGACGAAGCGACTGCGACGGAAGCGATTCGAGCGATCGACGAGTACGAATATATCGAGAGTCTCCCGATTGTCGACGAAATCGCAGAATACGCAGCGACGCTTCGAGCCAAGTACTACGATACCGGTGAGCGCGAAATTTCATACGCGGATGCGATTCATATTGCAACAGCAACGGCCCACGAGGAGTGCCATACCCTCTACTCCGGGGATCCCGATTTCGAAGGGATCGACGAAGTCGACACCGTCGTGCTGTGA
- a CDS encoding aldo/keto reductase: MEYTTLGETGMEVSRLCLGCMSFGSSDWREWVLEDEQSHEIIERAIDLGINFFDTANMYSRGESERVLGDALEGYGRDAQVVATKVYHPMRDDDPNSGGLSRKTIEQELEASLERLGMDTIDLYQIHRWDDETPIEQTLRALDDAVRRGRVRYLGASSMWAHQFAEALHASDRLGLDRFATMQNHYNLVYREEEREMLPLCDNETVGVLPWSPLARGYLTRPHEDIDATTRGESEKYLYEHPYRDGGGPTINERVQELAAEEGATMAQIALAWVLHKDWVDAPIVGTTSVEHLEQAVEALEISLSASDIEWLEEPYEPVVVSGHA, encoded by the coding sequence ATGGAGTACACGACACTCGGCGAGACGGGGATGGAAGTGAGCCGCCTCTGTCTGGGCTGTATGAGCTTCGGCTCGAGCGACTGGCGAGAGTGGGTCTTGGAGGACGAGCAGAGCCACGAGATCATCGAGCGCGCGATCGATTTGGGGATCAACTTCTTCGATACGGCGAACATGTACTCGAGAGGCGAATCCGAGCGCGTACTCGGCGACGCACTCGAGGGATACGGCCGGGACGCACAGGTCGTCGCGACGAAGGTGTATCACCCGATGCGCGACGACGACCCGAACTCCGGCGGGCTCTCGCGCAAGACCATCGAACAGGAGCTCGAGGCCTCGCTCGAGCGACTGGGAATGGACACGATCGACCTCTATCAGATCCATCGCTGGGACGACGAGACGCCGATCGAGCAGACGTTGCGGGCGCTCGACGACGCGGTCCGCCGGGGACGGGTTCGCTACCTCGGCGCGTCGTCGATGTGGGCCCACCAGTTCGCCGAGGCGTTACACGCGAGCGACCGGCTGGGGCTCGATCGATTCGCCACGATGCAAAATCACTACAACCTCGTCTATCGTGAGGAAGAGCGTGAGATGCTCCCGCTCTGTGATAATGAGACCGTGGGCGTCCTCCCGTGGTCGCCGCTCGCTCGAGGCTATCTTACGCGCCCGCACGAGGATATCGACGCGACGACGCGCGGCGAGTCCGAGAAGTACCTCTACGAGCATCCCTACCGCGACGGCGGCGGCCCGACGATCAACGAACGAGTGCAGGAACTCGCCGCCGAGGAGGGCGCGACCATGGCGCAGATCGCACTCGCCTGGGTGCTTCACAAGGACTGGGTCGACGCGCCGATCGTCGGCACGACGAGCGTCGAACACTTAGAGCAAGCCGTCGAGGCGCTCGAAATTTCGCTTTCTGCGTCCGATATCGAGTGGCTCGAGGAGCCCTACGAACCGGTCGTCGTCTCGGGACACGCCTGA